The following proteins come from a genomic window of Sphaerisporangium rubeum:
- a CDS encoding SAM-dependent methyltransferase, with protein MNPAAIGGGFNPNIPNAARMYDYFLGGKDNLPVDREAAQQVLRFVPEVPIGIRENRAFLQRAVRYLAGQGIRQFLDIGAGLPTQRNVHQVAGEYAPGARTVYVDNDPQVLAHARALLQDSPLVLVAEGDLREPGHIMDNPDIRAHLDFSQPIAVLMLAIVHFIPDSDAPKDIIARVTRSLAPGSYLALSHVVIDERPTAAPGVERVYQSASAPFVPRLSSQVTPFFDGLEIADPGIVNLHEWRPDSDYVTPPLLQIASYFLCGVGRVP; from the coding sequence ATGAATCCTGCCGCGATCGGAGGCGGTTTCAACCCTAATATCCCCAATGCGGCGCGGATGTATGACTATTTCCTCGGCGGCAAGGACAACCTTCCGGTGGACCGCGAGGCCGCACAGCAGGTACTGCGTTTCGTCCCCGAGGTCCCGATAGGCATCCGCGAGAACCGCGCCTTCCTGCAGCGCGCCGTACGCTACCTCGCGGGACAGGGCATTCGCCAGTTCCTCGACATCGGCGCCGGCCTGCCGACCCAGCGCAACGTGCACCAGGTGGCGGGGGAGTACGCGCCAGGCGCGCGCACGGTGTACGTCGACAACGACCCGCAGGTGCTCGCGCACGCACGCGCGCTGCTGCAGGACAGCCCGCTGGTGCTCGTCGCCGAGGGGGACCTGCGAGAGCCCGGCCACATCATGGACAACCCCGACATCCGGGCCCACCTGGACTTCAGCCAGCCGATCGCCGTCCTGATGCTGGCCATCGTCCACTTCATCCCCGACTCCGACGCGCCGAAGGACATCATCGCGCGCGTCACGCGGTCGCTGGCCCCCGGCAGCTACCTCGCGCTCTCCCACGTGGTCATCGACGAACGTCCCACGGCCGCTCCCGGCGTGGAGCGCGTCTACCAGAGCGCGTCCGCTCCGTTCGTGCCACGCCTGTCGAGCCAGGTCACCCCGTTCTTCGACGGTCTGGAGATCGCCGACCCCGGCATCGTCAACCTGCACGAGTGGCGTCCCGACTCCGACTACGTCACCCCGCCTCTGCTGCAGATCGCCTCGTACTTCCTCTGCGGCGTCGGCCGCGTACCCTAG